Proteins from one Ramlibacter sp. PS4R-6 genomic window:
- the ccoP gene encoding cytochrome-c oxidase, cbb3-type subunit III — protein sequence MSDFNASFWSVYVAGATVVGILACLVLLWVTARKKVTATADNTTGHVWDEDLTEMNNPMPRWWMWLFVLTIVFSLLYLAAYPGLGSYQGELKWSSAQEHATEMAQADKELAPFYAQFTARKVEEVAGDRNAMAVGERLFMNNCAQCHGSDARGSKGFPNLADTDWLHGGTPEKIVESITKGRTGAMPPMAAAVGSADDVKNVANYVLSLSNAPHDSVRAQLGKSKFTACAACHGMDGKGNPAIGAPNLTDDTWLHGWGEQAIVGIINNGKTNVMPAQEAKLSAAQIHVLGAYVWGLSNKPPARP from the coding sequence ATGAGCGATTTCAACGCCAGTTTCTGGTCGGTCTACGTGGCCGGCGCCACCGTCGTCGGCATCCTCGCCTGCCTGGTCCTGCTGTGGGTCACCGCGCGCAAGAAGGTCACGGCGACCGCCGACAACACCACGGGCCACGTGTGGGACGAGGACCTCACCGAGATGAACAACCCCATGCCGCGCTGGTGGATGTGGCTGTTCGTGCTCACCATCGTCTTCTCGCTGCTGTACCTGGCCGCGTACCCGGGCCTGGGCAGCTACCAGGGCGAGCTGAAGTGGAGCAGCGCGCAGGAGCACGCGACCGAGATGGCGCAGGCCGACAAGGAACTGGCGCCGTTCTACGCCCAGTTCACCGCCCGGAAGGTGGAGGAGGTCGCGGGTGACCGCAACGCCATGGCGGTCGGCGAGCGCCTGTTCATGAACAACTGCGCCCAGTGCCACGGCTCCGATGCGCGCGGCAGCAAGGGCTTCCCCAACCTGGCCGACACCGACTGGCTGCACGGCGGCACGCCGGAGAAGATCGTCGAGTCGATCACCAAGGGCCGGACGGGCGCGATGCCGCCCATGGCCGCGGCCGTCGGCTCGGCCGACGACGTGAAGAACGTCGCGAACTACGTGCTGTCGCTGTCGAACGCGCCGCACGACTCCGTGCGCGCGCAGCTGGGCAAGTCCAAGTTCACGGCCTGCGCCGCCTGCCACGGCATGGACGGCAAGGGCAACCCCGCCATCGGCGCCCCGAACCTCACCGACGACACCTGGCTGCACGGCTGGGGCGAGCAGGCCATCGTCGGCATCATCAACAACGGCAAGACCAACGTCATGCCGGCGCAGGAAGCCAAGCTCTCGGCCGCACAGATCCACGTGCTGGGTGCGTACGTGTGGGGCTTGTCGAACAAGCCGCCCGCCCGGCCATGA
- a CDS encoding cbb3-type cytochrome oxidase subunit 3: MDVNTLRIFATVACFTVFVGILAWTYARRQKPQLERAAQIPFNDD, encoded by the coding sequence ATGGACGTCAACACGCTTCGCATCTTCGCCACCGTGGCCTGCTTCACGGTCTTCGTCGGCATCCTCGCGTGGACGTACGCGAGGCGGCAGAAGCCGCAACTCGAGCGCGCCGCGCAGATTCCCTTCAACGACGACTAG
- the ccoO gene encoding cytochrome-c oxidase, cbb3-type subunit II — MSQTTSDTGFTHEKVETSNFLMIVLILLVVAIGGAVEIVPLFFQKSTTEPVQGVKPYTALQLAGRDIYVREGCYNCHSQMIRPFRAETLRYGHYSVAGEFVYDHPFQWGSKRTGPDLHRVGGKYSDDWHRIHLNNPRDVVPESNMPAYPWLEKNKVDAAAMPTHMKALRTVGVPYTDAEIAKAEADVKGKSEMEALVAYLQGLGLALK; from the coding sequence ATGAGCCAAACCACTTCCGACACCGGCTTCACGCACGAGAAGGTCGAGACCAGCAACTTCCTGATGATCGTGCTGATCCTGCTGGTGGTCGCCATCGGCGGCGCCGTCGAGATCGTGCCGCTGTTCTTCCAGAAGTCCACGACCGAGCCCGTGCAGGGCGTCAAGCCCTACACCGCGCTGCAGCTCGCGGGCCGCGACATCTACGTGCGCGAGGGCTGCTACAACTGCCACTCGCAGATGATCCGGCCCTTCCGCGCCGAGACGCTGCGCTACGGCCATTACTCGGTGGCCGGCGAGTTCGTCTACGACCACCCCTTCCAGTGGGGCAGCAAGCGCACCGGCCCCGACCTGCACCGTGTCGGCGGCAAGTACAGCGACGACTGGCACCGCATCCACCTGAACAACCCGCGCGACGTGGTGCCCGAGTCGAACATGCCGGCCTACCCCTGGCTGGAGAAGAACAAGGTCGACGCCGCGGCGATGCCCACGCACATGAAGGCGCTGCGCACCGTGGGCGTGCCGTACACCGACGCCGAGATCGCGAAGGCCGAGGCCGACGTCAAGGGCAAGTCCGAGATGGAGGCGCTGGTCGCCTACCTGCAGGGCCTGGGCCTGGCGCTCAAGTAG
- the ccoN gene encoding cytochrome-c oxidase, cbb3-type subunit I: MTDKTAPAAYDDTAVRQFTLAAVLWGVVGMLVGVFIAAQLAWPELNFGIPWLSYGRLRPLHTNAVIFAFGGCALFATSYWCVQRTSHVPLFMPKLASFTFWGWQAVIVAAAISLPLGYTTGKEYAELEWPIDILITLVWVSYAVVFFGTIGTRRIKHIYVANWFYGSFIIAVAILHLVNSAEVPAGWMKSYSAYAGVQDAMVQWWYGHNAVGFFLTAGFLGMMYYFVPKQAERPVYSYRLSIVHFWALIFTYMWAGPHHLHYTALPDWTQSLGMLFSLILLAPSWGGMINGMMTLSGAWHKLRDDPVLRFMIVALSFYGMATFEGPLMSIKTVNSLSHYTDWTVGHVHAGALGWVGLITMGCLYFLIPRLFGQKKMYSVPAIELHFWISTLGIVLYIAAMWIAGVMQGLMWRAVNTDGTLTYTFVESVKATYPFYVIRAIGGLMYLAGMLVMAWNTWMTVAGGRSVRVAVPMPQAA, encoded by the coding sequence ATGACCGACAAGACCGCACCCGCCGCCTACGACGACACGGCCGTGCGCCAGTTCACGCTGGCCGCCGTGCTGTGGGGCGTCGTCGGCATGCTGGTAGGCGTGTTCATCGCGGCCCAGCTGGCCTGGCCCGAACTCAATTTCGGCATCCCCTGGCTCAGTTACGGCCGCCTGCGGCCCCTGCACACCAACGCGGTGATCTTCGCTTTCGGCGGTTGCGCGCTGTTCGCCACCAGCTACTGGTGCGTGCAGCGCACGTCGCACGTGCCGCTGTTCATGCCCAAGCTCGCGTCGTTCACGTTCTGGGGTTGGCAGGCGGTCATCGTGGCGGCCGCGATCTCGCTGCCCCTGGGCTACACCACCGGCAAGGAATACGCCGAGCTCGAGTGGCCCATCGACATCCTGATCACGCTGGTGTGGGTGTCCTATGCGGTCGTCTTCTTCGGCACCATCGGCACGCGGCGGATCAAGCACATCTACGTCGCCAACTGGTTCTACGGCTCCTTCATCATCGCGGTGGCCATCCTGCACCTGGTGAACAGCGCCGAGGTTCCCGCGGGCTGGATGAAGTCCTACTCCGCGTACGCCGGCGTGCAGGACGCGATGGTGCAATGGTGGTACGGCCACAACGCGGTGGGCTTCTTCCTCACCGCCGGCTTCCTGGGGATGATGTACTACTTCGTCCCGAAGCAGGCCGAGCGCCCGGTCTACAGCTACCGCCTGTCCATCGTCCACTTCTGGGCGCTGATCTTCACGTACATGTGGGCGGGCCCGCACCACCTGCACTACACCGCGCTGCCCGACTGGACGCAATCGCTGGGCATGCTGTTCTCGCTGATCCTGCTCGCGCCGAGCTGGGGCGGGATGATCAACGGGATGATGACGCTCTCGGGCGCGTGGCACAAACTGCGCGACGACCCGGTGCTGCGTTTCATGATCGTGGCGCTGTCCTTCTATGGCATGGCGACCTTCGAGGGCCCGCTCATGTCGATCAAGACGGTGAACTCGCTGTCGCACTACACCGACTGGACGGTGGGCCATGTGCACGCGGGCGCGCTGGGCTGGGTCGGCCTGATCACGATGGGCTGCCTGTACTTCCTCATCCCGCGCCTGTTCGGGCAGAAGAAGATGTACTCGGTCCCGGCGATCGAGCTGCACTTCTGGATCTCGACGCTGGGCATCGTCCTGTACATCGCCGCGATGTGGATCGCCGGCGTGATGCAGGGGCTGATGTGGCGCGCGGTCAACACCGACGGCACGCTCACCTACACCTTCGTCGAATCCGTGAAGGCCACCTATCCCTTCTACGTGATCCGCGCGATCGGCGGGCTGATGTACCTGGCCGGCATGCTGGTCATGGCCTGGAACACCTGGATGACCGTGGCGGGCGGGCGCTCGGTGCGCGTCGCCGTCCCCATGCCGCAAGCCGCCTGA
- the ccoS gene encoding cbb3-type cytochrome oxidase assembly protein CcoS, which produces MDILFLLIPLSVALGFIILGALGWAVWRGQFDSIEAEGERILRGD; this is translated from the coding sequence ATGGACATCCTGTTCCTGCTGATTCCGCTGTCCGTGGCCCTGGGCTTCATCATCCTCGGCGCGCTGGGGTGGGCCGTGTGGCGCGGCCAGTTCGACTCGATCGAGGCCGAGGGCGAGCGGATTCTCCGGGGCGATTGA
- a CDS encoding heavy metal translocating P-type ATPase, translating into MQAAVLALDDPAEWSAFSRAGPRGGAVQSWIAIEGMWCPACSLAVEDALSSCAGVREVQVNGATATARVSWDPAVGKPSDWWRALDRAGYGAAPAGDVFTSAPRRREQRMLLWRWLVAGFCMMQVMMYAVPAYVAAPGEITPDIEALLHWASWLMTLPVLLFSCRPFFRSAWRDLRHGRIGMDVPVALGILVAFVASSIATFDAASVLAREVWFDSITMFVFFLLSGRLLEQRLRDRTAGALEALARRLPETIEREDGQGAFERVPVRRLRPGDRIRMLPGEVVPADGEVLQGASELDEALLTGESRPVARREGERVVAGSHNVGASLVVRVERSGEDTRFAAIVSLMERASADKPRAAQLADRFASPFLAAVIAASAAAAAWWWPAGPAHAIGVAIAVLIVTCPCALSLATPAATLAAAGALARRGILVRRLPALEAAAAIDTVVFDKTGTLTRPQAAVGAIRTREGIDAQEALRVAAGLARHSLHPLSRALVAAAGDRAKVFGEVREIPGQGVESEGWRLGSAVFCGAAGADGQVHLADAQGWLASFGIEEALRADAAPAVASLRRAGVAVELLSGDRPAAVERMARAAGIDAAQGARTPESKLARVVGLQAHGRRVAMAGDGMNDGPVLARADVSIALGDAVPLAQARCDFIVPGGQVVAVPQLLALSRRTRAVVRENLAWAAAYNFVCVPLAVIGWMPPWLAGIGMAASSLLVVLNSARLASLPKAMD; encoded by the coding sequence GCGAAGTGCAGGTGAACGGCGCCACCGCCACGGCCCGCGTCAGCTGGGACCCGGCCGTGGGCAAGCCTTCGGACTGGTGGCGTGCCCTGGACCGCGCCGGCTATGGCGCGGCGCCGGCGGGCGACGTCTTCACGTCGGCGCCGCGGCGGCGCGAGCAGCGCATGCTGCTGTGGCGCTGGCTGGTGGCGGGTTTCTGCATGATGCAGGTGATGATGTACGCCGTGCCGGCGTACGTCGCCGCGCCGGGGGAGATCACGCCTGACATCGAGGCGCTGCTGCACTGGGCGTCGTGGCTGATGACGCTGCCGGTGCTGCTGTTCTCGTGCCGGCCGTTCTTCCGCTCGGCGTGGCGCGACCTGCGCCATGGCCGCATCGGCATGGACGTGCCGGTGGCGCTGGGCATCCTCGTCGCCTTCGTGGCCAGCAGCATCGCCACATTCGACGCCGCCAGCGTGCTCGCGCGCGAGGTGTGGTTCGACTCGATCACGATGTTCGTGTTCTTCCTGCTGTCGGGCCGCCTGCTGGAGCAGCGCCTGCGCGACCGCACGGCCGGGGCCCTGGAGGCGCTGGCCAGGCGCCTGCCGGAGACGATCGAGCGCGAGGACGGGCAGGGCGCATTCGAGCGCGTCCCCGTGCGGCGCCTGCGGCCCGGCGACCGCATCCGCATGCTGCCGGGCGAGGTGGTGCCCGCCGACGGCGAGGTGCTGCAAGGCGCGAGCGAACTCGACGAAGCGCTGCTCACGGGCGAGTCGCGGCCGGTTGCACGCCGCGAAGGCGAGCGCGTGGTCGCCGGCAGCCACAACGTCGGCGCGAGCCTCGTCGTCCGCGTCGAGCGAAGCGGCGAGGACACGCGCTTCGCGGCCATCGTGTCGCTGATGGAGCGCGCATCGGCCGACAAGCCCCGGGCCGCGCAGCTCGCGGACCGTTTCGCGTCGCCGTTTCTCGCGGCGGTCATCGCGGCGAGCGCCGCGGCGGCAGCGTGGTGGTGGCCCGCGGGCCCGGCGCATGCCATCGGCGTCGCGATCGCCGTCCTCATCGTCACCTGCCCGTGCGCGCTCTCGCTGGCGACGCCCGCCGCCACGCTGGCCGCGGCCGGTGCGCTGGCGCGGCGCGGCATCCTCGTTCGCCGGCTGCCGGCCCTGGAGGCTGCGGCGGCGATCGACACGGTGGTCTTCGACAAGACGGGCACGCTCACCCGGCCGCAAGCGGCTGTCGGGGCCATCCGCACACGCGAGGGCATTGATGCGCAGGAGGCCCTGCGAGTCGCGGCCGGGCTGGCCCGTCATTCGCTGCATCCGCTGTCGCGCGCTCTCGTGGCCGCGGCGGGGGATCGCGCCAAGGTGTTCGGCGAGGTGCGCGAAATTCCTGGCCAGGGCGTCGAGAGCGAAGGCTGGCGCCTGGGCTCCGCCGTGTTCTGCGGCGCGGCCGGGGCCGATGGCCAGGTGCACCTGGCCGATGCGCAGGGGTGGCTCGCGAGTTTCGGCATCGAGGAAGCGCTGCGCGCCGACGCGGCGCCCGCCGTCGCGTCGCTGCGCCGCGCGGGGGTCGCGGTGGAACTGCTCTCCGGCGACCGGCCCGCGGCCGTCGAGCGCATGGCACGCGCCGCCGGCATCGACGCCGCGCAAGGAGCCCGGACGCCGGAATCGAAACTGGCACGCGTCGTTGGCTTGCAGGCGCATGGCCGGCGCGTGGCGATGGCGGGCGACGGCATGAACGACGGCCCCGTGCTCGCGCGTGCCGACGTGTCGATCGCGCTCGGCGACGCCGTGCCGCTGGCGCAGGCGCGCTGCGACTTCATCGTCCCGGGCGGGCAGGTCGTTGCGGTGCCGCAGCTTCTCGCGCTGTCGCGGCGCACCCGCGCGGTGGTGCGCGAGAACCTGGCCTGGGCCGCGGCCTACAACTTCGTGTGCGTGCCCCTCGCGGTCATCGGCTGGATGCCGCCGTGGTTGGCGGGCATCGGCATGGCGGCCAGCTCGCTGCTGGTGGTGCTCAATTCCGCGCGGCTTGCAAGCCTTCCGAAAGCAATGGACTGA